The Brachyhypopomus gauderio isolate BG-103 chromosome 7, BGAUD_0.2, whole genome shotgun sequence genome has a window encoding:
- the june gene encoding junE proto-oncogene, AP-1 transcription factor subunit: MTGKMETPFYHDDTTSVPNFGQIPDYDRYQGHKMMSKKNMAVHSFPGAVGSAAGLKLLQGQAGSNGNMNPNSLGMNSNPNSALMSSADINLLKLSSPDLEHLIIQSNQGLVTTSPAPNSSGGAFLYRNQATNEQEGFADGFVKALADLHKQNQLVGGPLSPSSSIQGPYQRNLMSSGEMPIYTNLSSYNPNQLSAAASSSSYPGGQVPYGTSSHAAGHAGQGQGHHPHGRSMDAPQTVPEVPHPPGGDPAGSPPSLSPIDLETQERIKAERKKLRNRIAASKCRKRKLERISRLEEKVKVLKTQNSDLASTASILREQVAQLKQKVMNHVTNGCQIAVSSAAMAKSTESTSC; the protein is encoded by the coding sequence ATGACGGGTAAGATGGAAACACCCTTCTACCACGATGACACTACAAGTGTTCCAAACTTCGGACAAATTCCCGACTACGATCGATATCAGGGCCACAAGATGATGAGCAAGAAGAACATGGCCGTGCACAGCTTTCCCGGTGCGGTCGGAAGCGCCGCTGGGCTGAAGCTTCTGCAGGGTCAGGCTGGGAGCAACGGCAACATGAACCCAAACAGCCTGGGCATGAACAGCAACCCGAACAGCGCTCTCATGTCCTCAGCTGACATTAACCTCCTAAAGCTCTCCTCCCCTGATCTGGAGCACCTGATAATCCAGTCTAACCAGGGACTGGTTACGACAAGCCCTGCACCAAACTCCTCCGGCGGTGCTTTCCTGTACAGGAACCAGGCCACGAACGAGCAGGAGGGCTTCGCTGATGGATTTGTGAAGGCCCTGGCTGACCTGCACAAGCAGAACCAGCTTGTGGGAGGCCCCCTATCCCCGTCCTCTTCCATCCAAGGCCCGTATCAGAGGAACCTCATGTCGAGCGGCGAGATGCCCATTTACACCAACCTGAGCAGCTACAACCCAAACCAGCTGTCAGCCGCCGCCTCCTCGTCCTCCTACCCTGGAGGGCAGGTCCCCTACGGCACGTCATCCCACGCCGCAGGCCATGCCGGGCAAGGCCAGGGCCACCACCCTCACGGCCGGAGCATGGACGCCCCACAGACTGTCCCGGAAGTACCTCACCCACCCGGTGGGGACCCGGCCGGCTCGCCCCCGTCCTTGTCACCCATAGACCTGGAGACCCAGGAGAGGATCAAAGCGGAGAGGAAGAAGCTGCGGAACCGGATCGCGGCCTCCAAGTGCCGCAAGAGGAAACTGGAGCGGATCTCGCGCTTGGAGGAGAAGGTCAAGGTGCTGAAGACGCAGAACTCGGACCTGGCGTCCACCGCCAGCATCCTGAGGGAGCAGGTGGCACAGCTTAAGCAGAAAGTCATGAATCACGTGACCAACGGCTGCCAGATAGCAGTCAGCTCAGCCGCCATGGCCAAAAGCACCGAGAGCACCAGCTGCTGA